The window CGGTTTCAGCGATAGCCTCCCTGCGACCGTCGGCGTCGCCCGAAGCGGCCCCAGGCCGCCGAGGTGCGCGAGCTGAACCTCGCCCGAGGCGGCCTCACGCCGCCGAGGTGTGATGCCCGAGGCGACCCTACGCCGCCGAGGTGTGGTGCCCGAGGCGGCCTCACGTCGCCGAGGTGTCGCGCCAGCCCGGTCGACTGGTGCGTGTGCTGTGAGAAAAGTCGTATTCCGCGCGTCTCACCCACTGCTCGCTCGGCGTTTCGCACGATTCGTCGCCACCGCGAGGACGATAGCGATCGCGGTCAGCGTCACCGCGCCGGCGGCGGCGATCTCGTGGGCCGGCGAGACGTGCTGGACCGCGCCGTTCACGATCGGCTCTGCGGGGATCAGCGTGTGGTGTGGCGTGCCGACGATGGGGACGAAGTAGTCGACCAGATCGTTGAAGCCGTACCACGCGACCGCGACGCCGATCGCCGGCAGGGGGAAGTCGCTGTACCGGTAGATCAGGAAGGCCTCCACGACCATCGCGAGGTGGCTCCAGAACAGGAAGTTGTACATCGCCCAGTGCAGGTACGAGAACTCCTGCTGGAAGGCGAGGAGAACGTAGGGCGTCCA of the Salinirubrum litoreum genome contains:
- a CDS encoding DUF1405 domain-containing protein, whose protein sequence is MATPSRSTVRGTIRRLTTRDGLPAPADVPRYLAPLPEWLENVGLNIAWLVVLTNLVGTAFGFWYYGFQFSIEPVVMWPFVPDSPVATFFIAASLALWKLGRSNEYVNVLAFFGCLKLGAWTPYVLLAFQQEFSYLHWAMYNFLFWSHLAMVVEAFLIYRYSDFPLPAIGVAVAWYGFNDLVDYFVPIVGTPHHTLIPAEPIVNGAVQHVSPAHEIAAAGAVTLTAIAIVLAVATNRAKRRASSG